In Pseudomonas sp. DNDY-54, a genomic segment contains:
- the atpG gene encoding F0F1 ATP synthase subunit gamma, with the protein MAGAKEIRSKIASIKSTQKITSAMEKVAVSKMRKAQMRMAASRPYAERIQQVIGHLANTNPEYRHPFMVERPVKRVGYIVVSSDRGLCGGLNTNLFKALIKNMKEWHDSKVEADLCVIGNKGASFFRSFGGNVVAAVNGLGEEPSINDLIGSVKVMLDAFDQGRLDRLYLVSNKFINTMTQKPTVAQLLPLAASDDQTAPKGKWDYLYEPDARLLLDALLVRYVESQVYQAVVENGAAEQAARMIAMKNATDNAGELIGDLQLVYNKARQAAITQEISEIVGGAAAV; encoded by the coding sequence ATGGCAGGCGCAAAAGAGATTCGCAGCAAGATTGCGAGCATCAAAAGCACGCAGAAGATCACCAGCGCCATGGAAAAGGTGGCGGTCAGCAAGATGCGCAAGGCACAGATGCGCATGGCTGCCAGTCGCCCCTATGCGGAGCGGATCCAGCAGGTAATCGGCCACTTGGCCAATACCAACCCGGAGTACCGCCACCCGTTCATGGTTGAGCGTCCGGTCAAGCGTGTCGGTTACATCGTCGTGTCGTCCGATCGTGGATTGTGCGGCGGCTTGAACACAAACCTGTTCAAGGCGCTGATCAAGAACATGAAGGAATGGCACGACAGCAAAGTCGAAGCCGACCTGTGCGTGATCGGTAACAAAGGTGCGAGCTTCTTCCGCAGCTTTGGCGGCAACGTGGTCGCGGCAGTCAACGGTCTTGGCGAAGAGCCGTCGATCAATGATCTGATCGGCAGCGTCAAGGTCATGTTGGACGCCTTCGATCAAGGCCGTCTGGACCGTCTTTACCTGGTGTCGAACAAGTTCATCAACACCATGACGCAGAAACCGACCGTCGCCCAGCTGCTGCCGTTGGCCGCGAGTGACGATCAGACCGCGCCGAAAGGTAAGTGGGACTATTTGTACGAACCCGACGCCCGCTTGTTGCTGGATGCGCTGCTGGTTCGCTACGTGGAATCCCAGGTCTACCAAGCCGTGGTCGAAAACGGTGCCGCTGAACAAGCTGCCCGGATGATCGCCATGAAGAACGCAACCGACAATGCCGGTGAGCTGATCGGCGACCTGCAACTGGTCTATAACAAGGCCCGTCAGGCTGCGATCACCCAGGAAATTTCGGAAATCGTCGGCGGCGCTGCCGCGGTTTAA
- the atpA gene encoding F0F1 ATP synthase subunit alpha — MQQLNPSEISEIIKQRIGSSDVSAQARNEGTIVSVSDGIVRIYGLADVMYGEMIEFPGGVFGMALNLEQDSVGAVVLGAYQSLTEGMSAKCTGRVLEVPVGPELLGRVVDALGNPVDGKGLVNAQATDAVEKVAPGVIWRKSVDQPVQTGYKSVDAMIPVGRGQRELIIGDRQIGKTALAIDAIINQRNSGIKCVYVAIGQKQSTIANVVRKLEQHGALANTIIVAASASESAALQFLAPYAGCTMGEYFRDRGEDALIVYDDLSKQAVAYRQISLLLRRPPGREAYPGDVFYLHSRLLERASRVSEEYVEKFTNGAVTGKTGSLTALPIIETQAGDVSAFVPTNVISITDGQIFLESSMFNAGIRPAVNAGISVSRVGGAAQTKIIKKLSGGIRTALAQYRELAAFAQFASDLDEATRKQLEHGQRVTELMKQKQYAPMSIADMAVSLYAAERGYLQDIEVAKVGAFEQALIAYFHHEHVALLDKINVKGDFNDEIDAGIKAGIESFKATQSW; from the coding sequence ATGCAGCAACTGAATCCTTCCGAGATTAGTGAAATCATAAAGCAGCGCATCGGTAGTTCCGACGTGTCTGCCCAAGCGCGTAACGAAGGCACCATCGTCAGCGTTTCTGACGGTATCGTTCGCATCTATGGCCTGGCCGATGTGATGTACGGGGAAATGATCGAATTTCCTGGCGGCGTCTTCGGTATGGCCCTGAACCTGGAACAAGACTCCGTAGGTGCCGTGGTATTGGGCGCTTACCAGAGCCTGACCGAAGGCATGAGCGCGAAGTGCACCGGTCGCGTCCTGGAAGTACCGGTAGGTCCGGAACTGCTGGGCCGCGTCGTCGACGCACTGGGCAATCCGGTTGACGGCAAGGGTCTGGTCAACGCGCAGGCAACTGACGCGGTTGAGAAAGTCGCCCCTGGCGTGATCTGGCGTAAGTCGGTCGACCAGCCGGTGCAGACCGGTTACAAGTCAGTCGACGCGATGATCCCGGTTGGTCGCGGTCAGCGCGAGCTGATCATTGGTGACCGCCAGATCGGTAAGACGGCCCTGGCCATCGACGCCATCATCAACCAGCGCAACAGCGGCATCAAATGTGTCTACGTCGCGATCGGTCAGAAGCAATCGACTATCGCCAACGTGGTTCGCAAACTTGAGCAGCACGGCGCACTGGCTAACACCATCATCGTCGCCGCTTCGGCATCCGAATCCGCTGCGCTGCAGTTCCTGGCTCCTTACGCCGGCTGCACCATGGGTGAGTATTTCCGCGACCGTGGTGAAGATGCGCTGATTGTGTATGACGATTTGTCCAAGCAAGCTGTTGCTTACCGCCAGATTTCCCTGCTGCTGCGCCGTCCGCCAGGACGCGAAGCCTACCCAGGTGACGTGTTCTATCTCCACAGCCGTCTGCTTGAGCGTGCTTCGCGCGTTTCCGAGGAGTATGTAGAGAAATTCACCAATGGCGCCGTGACGGGCAAGACTGGTTCTTTGACCGCTCTGCCGATCATCGAAACCCAGGCTGGTGACGTATCTGCGTTCGTTCCGACCAACGTGATCTCGATTACCGACGGCCAGATCTTCCTCGAATCGTCCATGTTCAACGCAGGTATCCGACCAGCCGTTAACGCTGGTATCTCGGTATCTCGTGTGGGTGGTGCTGCCCAGACCAAGATCATCAAGAAGCTGTCCGGCGGTATCCGTACCGCGCTGGCTCAGTATCGTGAACTGGCGGCGTTCGCCCAGTTCGCGTCCGATCTGGATGAAGCGACCCGTAAGCAGCTCGAGCATGGTCAGCGCGTCACCGAGCTGATGAAGCAGAAGCAGTATGCGCCGATGTCCATCGCCGACATGGCGGTGTCCTTGTATGCAGCTGAACGTGGCTACCTGCAGGACATCGAAGTGGCCAAGGTTGGCGCCTTCGAACAGGCGTTGATTGCCTATTTCCATCATGAGCACGTTGCTCTGCTGGACAAGATCAACGTGAAGGGCGACTTCAACGACGAAATCGACGCGGGCATCAAAGCCGGTATCGAGTCGTTCAAGGCCACCCAATCCTGGTAA
- the atpD gene encoding F0F1 ATP synthase subunit beta: MSSGRIVQIIGAVIDVEFPRDVVPNIYDALKVTGAETTLEVQQQLGDGIVRTIAMGSTEGLKRGLDVSNTGAAISVPVGTATLGRIMDVLGNPIDEAGPIGEEERWGIHRAAPSYSEQAGGNELLETGIKVIDLVCPFAKGGKVGLFGGAGVGKTVNMMELIRNIAMEHSGYSVFAGVGERTREGNDFYHEMKDSNVLDKVALVYGQMNEPPGNRLRVALTGLTMAEKFRDEGKDVLLFVDNIYRYTLAGTEVSALLGRMPSAVGYQPTLAEEMGVLQERITSTKSGSITSVQAVYVPADDLTDPSPATTFAHLDATVVLSRDIASLGIYPAVDPLDSTSRQLDANVIGQEHYDTARGVQYVLQRYKELKDIIAILGMDELSETDKQLVSRARKIQRFLSQPFFVAEVFTGSPGKYVSLKETIRGFAGILNGDYDHLPEQAFYMVGGIDEAIEKAKKL, translated from the coding sequence ATGAGTAGCGGACGTATCGTTCAAATCATCGGCGCCGTTATCGACGTGGAATTTCCGCGCGATGTGGTACCGAACATTTATGACGCGCTGAAAGTCACGGGCGCTGAAACCACCCTGGAAGTCCAGCAGCAGCTGGGCGACGGCATTGTCCGTACCATCGCCATGGGCTCGACCGAAGGCCTCAAGCGTGGCCTGGACGTCAGCAACACGGGCGCTGCGATTTCCGTTCCAGTGGGCACCGCCACGCTGGGTCGGATCATGGACGTGCTGGGCAACCCCATCGACGAAGCCGGTCCGATTGGCGAAGAAGAGCGCTGGGGTATTCACCGCGCCGCTCCGAGCTACTCTGAGCAAGCCGGCGGCAACGAGCTGCTGGAAACGGGTATCAAGGTTATCGACCTCGTTTGCCCGTTCGCCAAGGGCGGTAAGGTCGGTCTGTTCGGTGGTGCCGGTGTTGGCAAGACCGTGAACATGATGGAGCTCATCCGTAACATCGCCATGGAGCACAGCGGTTACTCCGTGTTTGCCGGTGTGGGTGAGCGTACTCGTGAAGGTAACGATTTCTATCACGAGATGAAGGACTCCAACGTTCTGGACAAGGTTGCACTGGTCTATGGCCAGATGAACGAGCCACCAGGAAACCGTCTGCGTGTGGCACTGACCGGCCTGACCATGGCCGAGAAGTTCCGCGACGAAGGCAAGGACGTTCTGCTGTTCGTTGACAACATCTACCGTTACACCTTGGCCGGTACCGAAGTGTCCGCGCTGCTGGGTCGTATGCCATCTGCGGTGGGTTATCAGCCGACACTGGCCGAGGAAATGGGCGTTCTGCAGGAACGCATCACCTCCACCAAGAGCGGTTCGATCACCTCCGTCCAGGCCGTTTACGTCCCTGCGGATGACTTGACCGACCCGTCTCCGGCGACCACCTTCGCTCACTTGGACGCTACCGTGGTTCTGTCGCGTGACATCGCTTCCCTGGGTATCTACCCGGCGGTCGATCCACTCGATTCTACCTCGCGTCAGTTGGATGCCAACGTGATTGGCCAGGAGCACTACGACACCGCTCGCGGCGTTCAGTACGTGCTGCAGCGCTACAAGGAACTGAAGGACATCATCGCGATCCTCGGTATGGACGAACTGTCGGAAACTGACAAGCAGCTGGTATCCCGTGCTCGTAAGATCCAGCGCTTCCTGTCCCAGCCTTTCTTTGTGGCAGAAGTCTTCACCGGTTCGCCGGGTAAGTACGTCTCGCTGAAAGAAACCATCCGTGGCTTCGCCGGCATCCTCAATGGTGATTACGATCATCTGCCGGAGCAGGCGTTCTACATGGTTGGCGGAATCGACGAAGCCATCGAGAAAGCGAAGAAACTGTAA